catgttggccaggctggtcttgaactcttgacctcaggtgatctgcccgcctcagcctcccaaagtgctgggattacaggtgtgagctcccaCACCCGGCCtgacctgtttttattttaatttaatttaattttattttaattattttgagattaggctccactcggtcgcccaggctggagtgcagtggtgcaatcacagctcattgcagccttgacctcccagggtcaagtgatcctcccacctcaacctcctgagtagctgggactacaggttggcaccaccacacctggctaattttaaaaaattttgggggctgggtgcagtggctcatgcctggaatcccagcactttgggaggccgaggcaggcagatcacgaggtcaggagttcgagaccagcctggccaacatagtgaaacccagtctctactaaaaatacaaaaattaagccgggcatggtggcgcacgcctgtaatcctagctagtcaggacgctgaggcaggagaattgcctgaacccaggaggcggaggttgtagtgagccgagatcatgccactgcactccagcctgggcgacagagagagagactcatctcaaaacaaaacaaaacaaaaaagttggccaggcgtggtggctcactcctgtagtcccagcactttgggaggccgaggtgggcggatcatgaggtcaggagatcgagaccatcctggctaacatgatgaaacgccatctctactaaaaatacaaaaaattagccgggcgtggtggtgggcacctatagtctcagctacttgggaggctgaggcaggagaatggcatgaacccgggaggcagaagttgcagtgagccgagattgcgccactgcactccagcctgggcgacagagtgagactctgtctcaaaaaaaaaaaaaaaaaaggttttgtggagatgaggtcttgtgGCTTGtggtgttgcccgggctggtcttgaactcctgggcttaagccatcctcccacctcagcctcccagtgttggaattacaggcatgagccacgtgcccggctgtctttgtttttttttatatgaggTCCTCTCTCCCTTAACATGGAGAAGCATTAAAAGTGTGGCCCCAGATCCCTCTGTCCAGGAAGCCTCTGTGGACTGCCCCTTACTTTTCATGATGTCCATGATGTGGCGCTGCTGGATGTTCGTCAGTTTGGATTCCTTCATCATCACTGCACGACAAAGCATTCTATGAGGTCTCTTGGGCTGCAAGCGGATGCCTTCACCTGACACCCTACTGAAATTTAAAACCCTACATCCTAGCCCCATTCTGCACTGAGCATGCCTTCtctatctttcctgctttgttttttctATAGCACTTACGACCACctaaaattctatatattttattttattgttatcctTCTATATTAGCTGTATGATAAGAATTTTTGCTGGTTTAATAAAATTTCTGCcctctgttaaatattttttcctctttctctttttttttttttttttttttttttgagatggagcttccatcttgttgcccaggctggagtgcagtggcgcgacctcagctcactgcaatctccacctcctgggttcaaggaattctcctgcctcagcctcccgagtagctgggattacagacatgcgccaccacgcccggctaattttgtacttttagtagagactgggtttctccatgttggtcaggctggtcgtgaactcctaacctcaggtgatctgcccaccttggcctcccaaagtgctgggattaccggcttgAGCCACCTCATTTtctttcactgctgtatccccagcacctaaaaCAGAGTCTAAGGCACATGGTAGACTTAAAAATGCTGttgttggaaaaaaacaaaaaagttgttGAGTAAAAGAACACATGAACACTTGTTCATCATGTTTCAGGGGCTGGAGCTACAATTGTGAGCCGAAACAGGCACGGTTCCTGCCTGATGAAATTCATGATCTGGAGGGATAGATGGGACACCAAATAACTGACTACAGCTTGTGCTAAGCCCAGTGAAGGAAAATGTGTGAGGGCGCATAACAGTTGATCCTACTGTGGTGGTGAGGAGCAGAAGTCTTCCTCGGGAAAGTTGAAAGTATGATCTAAAGGATGCATAGGAGTTAACTACTCTAAAAATTTTAGTTCTTTGACTTTTGGCAAGGTGTAGCACCTTGAACCTTCCcctcccccccgccccgccccgccccgcccccaacTAAGGCATATGCAGTAGAATTTTGAAGCTTTCTGAACCCCAGgctccttatctgtaaaggaaAATAGTGCTAAGCCATAGGTCAGGTATGGGGGAACTGAGTTACAGAGGGTAACTACCACCATTCTTCTCTCATCCTTTAactcaggggtccccaaccccccgtccgtggactggtaccagtccctggcctgttaggaaccgggccgcacagcaggaggtgagcggcaggctAGCGAGCCTCACCGCCTCCTTTCAGGTCAGTGACGgccttagattctcataggagcgcgaaccctattgtgaactgcgcacgcgagggatctaggttgcacgctccttatgagaatctaatacctgatgatctgaggtggaacagtttcatcccgaaaccattcTCCACACCTCCGtcagtggaaaaattgtcttccacgaaaccggtccctggtgccaaaaaggctgggatCGCTGCTTTAACGCACTGACCTCTGAGCAGCTCGCAGGTCCCCGGGGTGTAAGTGGTGGTCTTGGGGCGGCGCCGGAACCCAGTTCCTTTGGTCACTACCTCCATCTGCTTCTGTGAAGCCATGGGAGGACTCTGAGGAGGGAAAGACGCAATGACACACCCCCTGTCTCCTGTCCCTAATCTCTGTTCCCCGACGCCCAACACCCCCAGAAGTCTGGAAGCGGGGATCGAGCCAGAGAATGATGCCGCCAGTTAATATTGCGACAGTGCCCAAACCTCCCAtccagacacacagatacacacacacagtcctcaTTCTGACCCAGCGCCTGTGGCAGGGAAGTCTCCTCGGGAGGGAGTGTTAACACAGCCATGGTCACAACAGTACCCACTGAGTGATATGCCAAAATTGAAATTTCACCCTAAGACCCTCTCTGGGTGCTCCCCTCTCCACATAGAAGTGGGCTCCCGGAGGCGGTGACCACTGCTTTACAGCCGCATCCGCACCGGTGCCACGCAGAAATACTGCGCGACCTGGGCTGCTGGAGCTGGCAGCTAGCGCCTCTGGCTACTATAGAAACGCGCGCACACCAGTCAGCGCATGCGCACTTTCCCCGCTCTGTCCTGCCTCCCGGAAGTGATTTCCTCTGGGTTACGGCGCAGGCGCAAGATAAGCTAGGAGCCGCGCGAGTCGTAGTGTCGCTGTTTGCGGGTCTCCGCGCGGGACCGGGGCGCAGCGGGGTCGCTGAGGCGAGGGTGTCATGTCAGACAACGAGGACAAGTGAGTGCGGGAGCGGAGTGGCCTTTGCGGCAACCTTGGAAGGGGCGGATGAGGCAAGGCTTGGGTCGGCTGAGGAGCCTGGCGTCTAGGGCAATGTCTGAGGGGACTGGGGTCCTGAGGGGGCCGGCGGAGCCGAGGAAGGGAAGGGCGGGCGACCCAGGAGCACAGCCCCGGCTGGAGGCACAGGAGGGCCCAGGCTCGAGGGTCCAGAGGGGATCCGTAGAAAAGGTGTCCTTCAGCAAATGTTCCAGCGAGCCGGGCTCTGTGTCATGCAGTGGGAATATTGAGGTGAATGAACAATCGTCCCTGCCTTTCCACGTGCTCACTTTCTAGAACAGGGGTCACAGGCCCATAAGTAAGCAAGCAAGCAGGTAACGGTGGTCGCGTGAGCTTCCCCAGTTCTAGAAGTATGTAGTATAGGAGTACTCCAGAGGAGGGTCTGGGGCAGCTCCACCGGGTGGCATTAAATAAAAGTATGGGACGGTCctttgcagtattttttttttttttttgaaacagagtcttgctctgtcgcccaggctggagtgcagtggcgcgatctcggctcactgcagcctccgcctccggggttcaagggattctcctgcctcagcctcccgactagctgggattatgggcgtgcaccaccacgccttgctaattgtttgtagttttagtagagacgggtttcaccatgttggccagactggcctcgaactcctgagcttgtgatccacccgcctcggcctcccaaagtgctgggatcacaggcgtgagccaccgtgcccggcctgcttgTAGTAATCTAGATGAGAGAAGTCAGTAGCTTATAGTAGGGTGGTAGGAGTAGAGGTGGTGAGAACTGGTTTTGAATTCTGGATATATTACTGTTTTAAAGATAGAGCCCAAAAATTACCTGTTGGATGTGTGGGTGCAAAGAGAGCTAGTCtgaggataaaaataagaaacgTGTGGGATTGCTACCGCATTCCCAGTGAGTGTCAGTAGAGAAGAGGAGATGACCCGTGGCTGAGCATTAGGGCATTTGGACATTGAGTGCTTGGGGGAAAAGAGAAGCCGGGGAGGTGGGGGAACACCAAGAGGGTGAGGTGTCCTTGGAGTCAAGTGAGGAGAGCAAGTGGCCTAATGTGCCAGCTGATAGATCAGGCTAAATGAGAAGGAGAGTTGGCCATTGGATTTAGCAACGTGGAGATCATTAATGAGCTTGGAAAGTGGTTTTGATGGAGCTGTTGGGGTGAAAGGCTTTTTGGAGTGAGATTATGACAAAATGGGAAGAGGAAGATAGTGAGGGTGGACAGCTCTTTCACACATttttgcttcaaaggacaccatggAATTAGGGCTAtagggggagagagaagagaaataagggttttttgtttgtttgtttttgtttttttagatgaggaaaagCACATGTTGAAATGCTGAtggggccgggtgctgtggcttacacctctaatcccagcactttgggaggccgaggagggtggatcacctgaggccaggagttcgagaccagcctggtcaacatggtgaaaccccatctttactaaaaatacaaaaattagctgggcatggtggcgtgtgcctataatcccagctactcgggaggctgagacaggagaattgcttgaacccaggaggcggaggttgcagtgagccaagatcacgccattgcactccatcctggacaacagagcgagactttgtctcaaaaaaaaaaaaaaatgctgatggGAATGATCCAGTAGAGAGGGAAACAGTGATGACGAATGAGTACTAGCAATATTTGGGGGcagatggggaaaaattgaagGGGTAAAATGGAACAAAAGTCGGatttacttcttcttcttcttcttattttttattttttgagaaggagtctcactgtgtcacccaggctggagtgcagtggggtgaccgTGGCTCAGTGCaccctccgcctctcgggttcaagcaattcttgtgcctcagcctcctgagtagctgggattacaggcgcccacgaccacactcggctaatttttttgtatttttagcagagacgagatttctccatgttggccaggctggtcttggactcctgacctcaagtgatgcacccaccccggcctctcaaagtgctgggattacagacgtgagccactgcacccagctgatttacttattaagtaaatatttattgagtgcttcctaCACACTGGGCGAGACACAGATCTCTgccctctttgatttttttgtttgtttgttttttgttttgcggTGGCGGGgggtttttgagacggagtttcactcttgttgcccaggctggagtgcaatggcgtgatctcagctcaccacaacctccgcctcctgggttcaagtgattctcctgcctcagcctcccaagtagttgggattacaggcatgtaccaccaccactcccggctaattttgtatttttagtagagatggggtttcatcatgttggtcaggctggccttgaactccacccgccttggcctcccaaagtgctgggattacaggcttaatcCCAGAGCCACAATAcaaagccaccatgcccggcctctgaatttttttttttttaatttttcttatttattttgagacaggtccttgttctgtcacccatgctggagtacagcggtgcaatcttggctcgctgcaacctccacctcctgggttcaagcaattcttgtgactcagccccccaagtagctggtattacagacatgtgccaccatgcccggctaatttttgtatttttagtagagatggggttttgccttgttggccaggctggtcttgaattcctggcctcaagtgatccacccacttcaatCTCCGAAAGTaccaggattacaagtgtgatccaccgtgcccggcccctcttTGATTCTTTTAAGTGATGCTCTAAGTAATTGATCTCTTCTTCCTGTACAGTTTTGATGGCGACGACTTTGATGATGTGGAGGAGGATGAAGGGCTAGATGACTTGGAGAATGCCGAAGAGGTCAGTATTCAGCCTCAGGCTCCCACCTCTGCAGCCCAAGCTGCCAAATCGTCTGGCAGGTGATGATTAGCTGAATGTGTCTGCCTTCTATTTGTGGTCAAGGCCCCTGCCATAAGCATTCCCAGTTAAGAGTGAGCTGTGTTCCAGTCTTGCATAGCAGAACAGCCCTGCAGGGTGGGCCTGAAAGCTTTTGTCCATGTGGTCCACAGCCTGTGGCTTCTGGGGCAGTTAGTTCACTGACAAGTTAAACAGTGCCTTCCTTCATTTGGCAAACATGTGTTGAATGTTTATTATATGCCAGGTGCTTTCTGCTGGGTGGGACTGCTTAAGGAGCAAAGGGAAGAGGTAAGCAGGGCTCAGATGAGGCAGTATTTTGTAGCCTAAAGGCAATGGGAAGCTACTGACAAACTTTGAGCCAGGGCACAGTCCAGGTTACATTTTAGAAAGTACATTCCTGCCTCGAGTAAGGAGTGAACTGGGGAAGGGCAAGAGTGAAAGGTGAGAGGCCTGTGGCTTGGACATAGGTGCTGGTAGTGCAGGTGATGAGAAGGCAGATGAAAGAGTTATTTCGGTGGGTTGGTTATGGGGCTGAGAAAGTCAGTGGTGACGAGGACGACTCTCAGGTTTCTGGCTTGAGCAACTAGGTGGATAGGTTGCCAGCCTCAAGAGGAAAGTAGGGCTTTCTGTCCTGTGTGACTGATGAGGGAAAAAATGCAGTTATGTTCTGGAGAGACATggagccttctctctctctgcatggCACTTTCAGATACCTTTTCACTTGAGTCAGATGCGTCCTTCTCCATCCTTCTGGTCCCCTTCCCATCCCTGTCATGTAGATTGTGCCTCCTAGATGTACTTCAGCCCTGTCTGCATTTTTCTACTCCTGGTGCCTTAACCTGGCTTAGATCTTATTGCTTTTCACTCACATTCCTGCAGGAATTGTGTGGCTGGTTTTCCTGCTTCAGTCTCACTCCAGACTCTGCTCTGTGTGCTCTTCTCCTTTCAGCACCCTTTCTTACTTGCCCACATGCTCAGTTACTACTGGCTTTCCTAAATGGCCTCTCTGCTTCTGCCACTGCCCCCTGCAGAATATTCGCAACAGAGTATCCAGAGTgatcctttctttctgttttttttttttgttgttgttgttgtttgtttgcttgttttaaattAAGAAGTGGTGTCTTGCTACGTTGactaggctagagtacaatggctaTTTTCAGGTGTGGTCATAgcgcactacagccttgaactcctgggctcaagtgatccttccagttcggcctcctgagtagctgggactgcaggttctgcaccaccatgcccagctcagagtcaactttttttttttttttttttggagacggggtcttgctctgtcgcccaggctggagcgcagtggggcgatgttgactcactgcaagctctgcttcccgggttcatgccattctccttcctcagccttctgagtagctgggactacaggtgcccaccaccacgcccggctaattttttttttttttgtatttttagtaatgacggggttcaccgtgttggccaggatggtctcgatctcctgccttgtgatccgcccgcctcggcctctcaaagtgctgggattacaggtgtgagccactgcgcctggcctgtttactTAATTCTTTATATACCACAGAATTTATTCTCTTGCCTACAATCCTCTACACACCTTTTGTTCTAATTATTGTCCACAACTAGTTGTCCAAACCTCTTTCTCCTCTATGCCTTTGCATGTTGCCTCCTTCCTCATTGGTTTGACAGCTCCTGCTCATCCTTCTAGGTGAGCTCAAGTCTCATCCCTGGAGTtttcctaacccccagtgtgagtGAGGTGTCCCCACCTCCTCGGGAACTCTGTTGCACCCTTCATAGCACCTGCTCTGTTTACTCTTGTCTCCCCTTTAGACCATTAATTGAGAGCGGAAATTTCTAGCTTGCTTTCTCAGCATCTGTTAACAATATCTGGCTCAGGACAAATGCTTAGTAAGTAATTGTTAAATATTCCTGCCTTCACCTTGACTTTTCTAGCCACTTGACCCATTGGCTCAGCTCCCCTATCTGAAAGATGGGGAGACTATTCCTAGCTTCCTGCTTAGGGTAATTTTTTTGTGCCAGGACCTCTTTTACAGGACCAACATTCTGATACCACCCCATCTCCAGGCCCTCTGCTCTCTTCTGGATGAGGCAGTTAGCTCTGGAATCTCAGACCTCCATTACCAGGTCTGAGGCTTGGTCAGGTTAGCTGACTTTCCAAGCCTCTGAAATGAGAACTGTAATCCCTGCCTCATAAGGTTATTGTAAGGATTACATGAGTTGTTAGGAAGCAGTTATGCGGTCCCCTGGCATGCAGTAAGCATTAACGGTGGCTGTAGCGAGGATTGTGATTGTTGTCATTATCACCCTCCCTGTAACCCAAAAATGCCACCTGAGACTTTCCCTCTTTTTTGTCTTGGTGTCCAGGAAGGCCAGGAGAATGTCGAGATCCTCCCCTCTGGGGAGCGACCGCAGGCCAACCAGAAGCGAATCACCACACCATACATGACCAAGTACGAGCGAGCCCGCGTGCTGGGCACCCGAGCACTCCAGATTGCGTGAGTGATTGCCCCTTCACTGTCTTCTCCATCTGTCAGGCCACAGTAAGCTCTTGTACCACTGATCTTTCCCAGCCTGGCACCTGAAAACAGACTCTCTGCTCTCACATTCCAAAAGTGGTGCCGTCCCTGCGTACCAGGCATTGAGCTAgtcccctgccctcagggagcttgtgATCTAATAGGAGAACTAGGACATGAACATCTGAGAAGTCAAgtaacagtatgggagaaaaacgataaaaaaaaaaaaccagaactaGATGGTTGCCTGTCAGATTAGTGTAGCAAAAAAGGTGAATTCAGAGCCAATGTGTAccagtgtggtttttttttttttttttttgagatagagtctcgctgagtcacctaggctggagtgcaatggcacaatctcagctcactgcaacctctgcctcccaggttcaagtgattctcgtgcctcagcctcccaggtagctggaattacaggcatgtgccaccatgcctaactaattgttgtgtttttaatagagacggggtctcgccatgttgcctaggctagtctcgaactcctagcttcaagtgatccacctgcctctgcctcccaaagtgttgggattgcaggtgagagccaccgcgcccggccatgttggttctttgttgttttattttctgagtcaagatctcaatctgttgcccatgctggagcacAGGGGCCTGATCATGgcccattgcagcctcaaactcctgggctcaagcaattttcttttctttttttttttttttgacagagtcttgctctgtctcccatgctggagtgcactggcccaatctcagctcaataCAAcccctgtctcccgggttcaagcgattgtcctgcctcagcctcccgcgtagctgggactacaggcatccgccaccacacctggctaatttttgtattttttcttttttttttttttttttttgagatggagtctcgctctatcacccagcctggagtgcagtggcgtgatctctgctcactgcaagtgctgcctcctgggttcacgcccttctcctgcctcagcctccacagtagctgggactacaggcgcccgccaccacgcccagctagttttttgtatttttaatagagacggggtttcaccatgttagccaggatggtctctttctcctgacctcatgatccacccgcctcggcctcccaaagtgttgggattacagacgtgagccaccgtgcccggctatttttgtatttttagtagagacggggtttcaccatattggccaggctggtctcaaactcctgaccttgtgatccacccgccttggcctcccaaagtgttgggattacaggcgtgagccaccgtgcccggctggtgcgattttcttttttctttttttttttttgagatggagtctcgctctgtcgcccaagctggagtgccgtggcgtgatctcggttcactgcaatatCCGCCCCCTaggatcacgccattctcctgcctcagcctcccgagtagctgggactacaggtgcccaccacaacgcctggctaatttttttgtatttttagtagagacggggtttcaccatgttggtcaggctggtctcgaactcctgacctcgtgatccacctgccttggcctcccaaagtgctgggattacaggcgtgagccactgcgcccagcctatttatttttttttttgagaaggagtctcactctgtcacccaggctggagtgcagtggtgtgatctcggctcactgcatcctccgcctcccgggttcaagtgattctcccacctgagcttcccgggtagctgggattacaggcacccgccaccacgcctggctaatttttgtatttttagtagggacggggtttcaccatgttcgttggccaggctggtcttgaactcctgatctcaggtgatcctcctgcctcagactcccaaagtactgggattacaggcatgagccaccacgcccagccttttcttttatttttttagagacagtttggctctatcacccaggctggagtgcagtggtgctatcatagctcactgcagcctcaaaacttctaggcttaagtgatcttcccacttcagcctcccaggtagctaggactacatacAGGCtaatgccaccacacctggctaatgtcttaattttttgtagagacagggtctcacaaaaagactcctggcttccagtgatccccctgcttcagccttcaaagtgctgggattacaactagccacatttcaagtgtgttcagtagccacatgtggctactggtTACCATAAAGGATAGCACAGGGGGATAGGACATTTCTGTCATTGCAGAGCATTCTATGGGGCACACTAATATAGGCTAAAAGTGGTCCAGTAGAAAGAAGAAttcataagttatttttaaaacaaatagacTGCTTATTTGCAAGTTAAACAGTCTTTCAGCACTGAAGAAAGATACTGCATTAGCACTTGATAGGATGCTGAGATGATTAAAGATGTAgtcccagccgggcgcggtggctcacacctggaatccgagcactatgggaggccaaggtgggcggatcacctgaggtcaggagttcgagagcagcctggccaacatggtgaaaccccgtctctactaaaaatacaaaaattagccgggtgtggtggcatgcgcctataatcccagctactggggaggctgaggcaagagaatcgcttgaacctgggaggcagaggttgcagtgagccaagatcgcgccactaatccagcctgggtgacagagtgagactctgttaccaaaaataattaaaaaaaaaaaaaaagacataatcccCAGTCCTCCAGGTGTTTTCTGGTGGGGGAGATAGACCTGTGCACAGGTACCCACAACCCAAGGCAGATGCGAGTGGTGCTTTATGAAAGGTACAAAGAGAGTTATTGCAGAGGTGACTGGGAAAGCCTTGTGAAGGGATTAGAATTCTAGTGGGGACAGGTAAAGAGAGTTGGTTTTGTGGGTACTTCAGGTGCCAGAAACAGCCCAAGGAAAGGtccaggtggaggcaggcagtTGTGGATTTGTGATGAGGGATCATAAGCAGCTTGGGGCATAAGGCTGGAGAAGATGACACTGGTCCTGTGAGTGACAAGTTCAGAAGATTAGAGTTCATTTGGTGGGCAGTGTGCAGC
Above is a genomic segment from Pan troglodytes isolate AG18354 chromosome 23, NHGRI_mPanTro3-v2.0_pri, whole genome shotgun sequence containing:
- the POLR2F gene encoding DNA-directed RNA polymerases I, II, and III subunit RPABC2 isoform X2; protein product: MSDNEDNFDGDDFDDVEEDEGLDDLENAEEEGQENVEILPSGERPQANQKRITTPYMTKYERARVLGTRALQIAMCAPVMVELEGETDPLLIAMKELKARKIPIIIRRYLPDGSYEDWGVDELIITD
- the POLR2F gene encoding DNA-directed RNA polymerases I, II, and III subunit RPABC2 isoform X4, translated to MSDNEDNFDGDDFDDVEEDEGLDDLENAEEEGQENVEILPSGERPQANQKRITTPYMTKYERARVLGTRALQIAMCAPVMVELEGETDPLLIAMKELKRRRLREE
- the POLR2F gene encoding DNA-directed RNA polymerases I, II, and III subunit RPABC2 isoform X3 produces the protein MSDNEDNFDGDDFDDVEEDEGLDDLENAEEEGQENVEILPSGERPQANQKRITTPYMTKYERARVLGTRALQIAMCAPVMVELEGETDPLLIAMKELNYFQKAFEEAPVQG